CCAAGACGACGTCGATCGAAactgctctctttctccccctcTAGCCCCTGTGTACACGTATGTACCTATACACACTGTGAGCCACCCCCTGTATGTGCGATGCCACTGCTTTGGAGCAAGAAAAAAGGAGAGGAAAAACCTGTGACGGcccatttttctctctcggactTTTCGCCTCGACAGCTTTCAAGGTCGGACGCGTCACTCGACCTACGATTTTCCATGATCCCAGAGGGATAATCATGGGGCATTATCGTCATCGAGAACGAAGGACGGTATTTTGGCAGAGCGATCGAATACTATTTCTACACGTCAAAGTTGCAGAGTCGTAGCTAGAGGTTCGAGAATACGTCTCTctcggagcagcagcagcagcgcgcttGCGGTGCTCGATTGATCGCGATTCGCCGTCTCGCTCTGACTCGTGTGCTCCGCGACTCGCCAGATGGGAAAATGGCGTGTGCCGAGAGAGCTACCAAGGAGGCGCACAGTAGTCGCATAGatatgacgacgacgacgaggacgagacACACACGCAGACGGAGAGCGCGCTGCTTTTTGTATACTATTTAGCTATATCGTTGTCGAGAACCCCGAAAATCCGGTTAATTCCGGAAAATGCCAACGCCGCGCGCCCGTCCGCGTATCGGTCGCGGGTACAGGTAGATGCATTCGTAGGAACCGAGTCACGAGGctgctccgctgctgctggttaGCAGAAAAGATGTCCGGTCGACGCCCAGCTcgagcgcggcgcgcgcgcctaTCACGAGACCCCACGGGACAGCCGTGCGTCCGTATCTCTCTATCGGCTTGCTCCGGCCGCAGGggcattgatttttttacgcGTGGCTGCGTATACTCACCGGAGAAGATGATGGCCGATGCGGCACCCATGACGCCGAAGAACGGTCCGTAGATCGTGTTGCCCTCAGGCCAATGACCGTCGCTCATCTTGCTGTTTTTGCTTTACTGTCGCGCGAAAGGTTGATTTGAGTGCCGAGAGCGATGATCTCTCGAACCGTAGAACTGTCTTGTCTGTCTGGATTCCTCCTGGATTCGCGACTGCTATGCTGTACAAGCCGCCGCTCTTTTTCCGTTCAGGATCCACTTGgttcgtctctctctccctcagcacttacgcgcgcgctctctctctctcgttcagACTCGCTGACGCTCGATCCACGCACTCGACTCTCTGCTCACCCCGACTAACACTAGTATTATGGGCCAAGCACTGTCAAATATGGCCTACCGAGGCTGCGCGCGGTCATGTGACGAGCCGAGCTGCCGAGCCGGAAGCGCGAGCACGAGCGACCTCTGCGGCTCCCATtggccactgctgctgctcgcctCGACTCGCGGCCAATCAGAGGAGAAAATCGACGAGCCGGCTGACGTCAACGGCCAGTGGCTCCGCAGGAGGGGACGACCTCCGCGAACCGGAGCAGAAGATGCCCCGACGCGAGCGCCGTCGCCGCCGAGCGCGTGACTCGCTTTTCCAGAGACCGACGTTCCTCTGCCGACTCCTGCGGCTGGGACTTTGAGCCCTCGACGAGTCCTGGGACGCTGGAAGCTAGGGATCGATGCTCCGGAGGGCTCGGACTGGCTTCATCAGCTCGTTCAAGCCCTCTGGACATTCGGGTCGCTCTACTGAGTCGAACACATGACGTCCGGGGGCGGTGGGATAGCGCTGTCTCGCTCCTCGCGAGTTTCGCAGGCACGCCAACACCGCACGCACGGGACCTCGCACGGGACACGGGAGAGAGATTCATGTAATGCTCTTTTGTAATCGAGGCTGACGccttttttacgaaaaaaatctCTACCGATGCTTGTTTTTCGGACTTTTAATTATAATGCTCCGATCTTTTTTTAGCTCCGAAAGGGCGTTTAAATTCGcttatttcgaaaaaatattctgTTCGAATAATCTTTGTTGCagattatcattttttttaatcagcgAGTACTTGCATATTTCAGATAAGCACGTTCGATCggataaattttaattgttgaTAATCGCCtaggcgcgaaattcaaatggGGCCGGAAGTGAGGCTACTCGGGGCATTTAAACGTCAGAAACGTGGTCTGCGCTGTCCTCCGACAGAGAGGCTAACTCGTGTGTTTATTTTGAATTGCCCAATAGTTTTTCTGCTGCTTAACAATGAAGTTCGCTTACAAGGTTAGACAGAAACCTTTTGTAATGAGTAATATTACATAAGCAATTGCAGTGAGAGTACATCGttggttattttttatttcgattttcaaaatttcgcTATCCTAACCTATAACGTAAATACTCGTCTCGGCAATTGTTATTTTAGTTATCTAATCTTGTATTAACACCTGTGCCTGTGTTTATTTTTGCattcgatttttatttctatttgtAATCAAGCTAATGTATATCATTTAAAACTTGCAGTTCAGCAACTTGCTGGGCTCCGTTTACCATGAGGGCAACTTGTTATTTACGCCTGATGGCATGTCCGTCATCAGTCCAGTGGGAAACAGGATCACAATATATGACTTGAAAAAGTGAGTATTCTATCTATCACAAATATTAAAAGTCGTCAACACTTTACAACACACCTTACGATTTTCATTTGCCTTTTTTAGCAATAAGTCTGTGACATTACCTGTGGAAAGTAGATTCAATTACAATGCCATGGACATATCGCCAAATGGATACATACTGATTGCTATCAATGAAGGTACGATGATTTATTCATATTAAAACtttctttttctaatttcaattaaaaatttttcagatGGTGAAGCACACGTGATCAGTATGATAAGTAAAATGGTAATTCACAAGTACCGGTTTAAGAGGAAAGTCCAGTGTGTCAAGTTCTCTCCCGATGGAAAACACTTTACTGTTTGCAAAGAAAACACCggtaaattttctaaaaaaacttaaatTCTTATCAAGAGTACAAGTAATTCAGATATAATTACTAATTAGAAGAAttcagtttttattttcacagcTCCTGGATTATTAACAGGCGAATATAATCCATTTGTAATGGAAAGAGTCTTCCACGATGCAATTGATGATGTGACATGTGTTGAATGGTCATTTGATTCGAAGATCCTGATTGTTGGATCTAAGGATACATCAAACAGAGTTTACAGTCTTGAAAAATGGATGAACTTCAAAAAGTATATTCTCGGTAGTCATAACGATTCAATGGTTGGATGTTTCTTTGAAAAGAATAACTATGACATTTCCACAATAAGCAGGTAGTTAAATGATACCCTTAATTAGAAGATGAATTTTCTACTAGAATTCACActtttgtttaattttgaatAGGAATGGTCTTCTTTGTGTTTGGGAGTGTACCATTGAACCCAGTGATCTGGTTGTTTACCAACCACCTGTGAAAAAAGTCAAATCTGGAGACAGTGATACTGAAGACGACGTGGATCTAGATAAAGCtgtagaaaaaactgaaaaagagaaaaagaatagCGAAAAAACATTGATGGAGCAAGATGCTCAAAATTCAGAAGAAACCACAACTAGATCTTTAAGAAGTAAAGATAAGTTAGACAGGAAAGATATTAAGAAATTAGGATACAAACGATTAAGCAAGCACTATTTAGCTGATGAAGTTCGTAAAAGTGCAAAGGACGCTGCGCTAACAGCAGCTGCTTATCATCAGGATACTCATATTTTAGTAGTTGGCTTCAGTAATGGATCTTTCTTTTTGTATGAAATGCCAGAAGTAAACTTGATTCATTCATTAAGGTACTCTTACTtaactatttaaaatttcattgatTCGTATTTTCCGATTCCACGTcattaaatacaattttatattttcagtaTATCTAATCAACATATATCTTCAATTGCACTGAATGCTTCTGGTGATTGGATTGCTCTTGGAAGTTCAGAAATGGGACAGTTGCTGGTTTGGGAATGGCAAAGTGAAACTTATGCCATGAAGCAACAAGGTCATAGCTGCAATATGAATTGCATTGCTTACAGCCCAGACGGACAGTACATTGTAACGGGTGGTGACGatggaaaattaaaattatggAACACGTCAAGTGGATTTTGCACTGTAACTTTTCACGAGCATACGTCTTCCATATCTGGCGTATTGTTCAGTAAAAATCGTCGATTTATTGTATCATCGTCATTGGACGGTACAGTTAGGGCATACGATTTAATGAGGTACAGAAATTTCAAAACGTTTACCTCGCCGAGACCTGTGCAGTTCTCCTGCGTTGCTCTGGATTCAAGTGATGAATTCCTTGCTGCTGGCGGACAAGACGTTTTCGAGATATTTTTGTGGAGCGTAAAATTGGGAACATTGTTAGAGGTACGTTATAACGCATTTGATATGaattcaaaatatttcttaaattatATCTCGAAAATTCTGTTGTAGATTTTGAGTGGACACGAAGGTCCGGTCATGAGTGTGGCATTTAGTCCAAATCCTGCTAGTACAGAATTAGCATCAGTATCGTGGGATAAAACGTTAAAAATTTGGAACGCCATAGAAAGCGGATCCAGCCATGAGACGATACAACTAACGTCGGACGGTTTGTACGTTACTTACAAACCAAATGGCGAAGAAGTTGCAGTTGCAACTTTAGATGGTCAGATATCATTTTTCGACTGTAAGACTGCAACGCAAATTAGTACaatagaaggaaaaaaagattTGGGCAGTGGAAGGGCAGAAACCGATTTAGTCACTGCGAAAAGAAGTTTGGAGGGAAAGTAAGTATACTTAGATTATATTCTTTCAGTGTTTGATTTACGAGTTTTGATATTTCGAATCTTTTTTCCAGAGCATACACAACGTTGTCTTATACCGCAGATGGTAATTGTATATTAGCTGGAGGACAATCAAAGAATGTTTGTATATATAACATTAAAGAATCTATTCTCTTGAAGAAGTTTGAAATTACCCAAAACAGATCCTTTGACGCGGTTGATGTatgtatttcatttttcatacTTGTATACTAATGAATGAGGTATGAAACAAGTACAttttgtgttattttttaaacaggATTTCATCAATAGACGAAAATTAACGGAATTTGGAAACCTGGGTTTGGttgaagaaagagaagagaacgAAGGTGGAAATGTAGCATTACGGTTACCAGGAGTCAGAAAAGGAGATATGGCAAGTAGAAGCACCAAGCCTGAAATCAGAGTTTACAGTTTACAATTTTCACCCACAGGTAAAATTGAATCATGCAGTTCGATATGTTTTCTACGTTTCATTATACCTAACAAAACTTTTATCTATTGATTGCTTTAACAGGACAGGCATGGTCTGCAGCCACAACAGAAGGATTGCTAATTTACTCCTTGGATGTTGGACTAGTGTTCGATCCATTTGAATTAGAAATAGGAATCACACCCATGACTGTTAAAGAAACTTTGAAAAGACAGGAATACTCTACAGCAATTATGATGTCTCTTAAGTTGAATGAAAATGCATTGACACGAGAAATTCTTGAAAATGTCCCACATTCTGACAGTAAGTCAAAATGCAAATCcagtagaaaaatattatattcattCGAAGAAAGTATTGAttctaatttttcatttttagtcACGTTAACTGTAGCAAGTTTACCAAAGACTTACGTAGAAAGGTTGTTGAAATTCGTAGCAAGCGAATTGGAGGAATCTCGGCATTtacacttttatttattatggATTGAGTCCATTTTGACAGAGCATGTCCCTAAAGGAGACGCAGTTATGCAGATGCCAACACTTTTATTGATGCAAAAGAATATGCAAAGAAAGTATGATGACCTGAGCAAAATGTTAGTATTCAAAACTGTAATTTACGATGTCTTTCGATTTATCATAGACtatattctaattattttcCCTTTTAGATGCGATTTCAATCAGTACACGATAAGTTATCTGACAAGGCTCAGCCATTTGAAAAGCAAAAAGAAATCAAAAGAAATTCAAGAAATGATGAGCGATAATGAAAACAACGAAGAAGGAATGGAGGTGGAATAGAACAATTTTAATGTAATATTTAGTTTAATGTTGTGAAATAAGAATGTAcagtttattttaataatgttgccttaaatattttataaattaattttctaccgAGCAATTAAATAgcgttataaaaaataagctCACTGTCTCATCTCTGTATGCTACAAAATGCCTCATGGAAAAAATTAACGTTGTAATAGGTAATGTACAACGGACAGATATCAGATCACGAGTTCTCAAGTTCGGATGAGTTATGTAATGAGAGGTGTGTCGGTTGTAGttaaaattatacaagtaATCTTTACCAATAACGATTGAATTGCTATCTATGCATCTATTATTAATAGTATTAATAAGTCCTGCGGTTATCTAACAATAAACTCGGCCAATAGAGTAAAGTAAATACCAAAAAGAGGACTGGAAAAACGACTCTGCTGTAGGCATCAATTTGCTTCGCTCTGTTCTTCGGTCTTCGTATCAGAATTTCCGGATCTATCCACGTATTCTGCAGAAGATTGCGACTTCCGGCTCGTTTGCTTCGCGGTTTCGGAGTGTAAACAGAATCGTAGTCCCACACGGATACGCTCTTCTCAACGACGGACAGACGCTGAAAAAATCGTTGTCATCGAGTCTTACGGGGGCCCATTATTTGGATTATTTAGATATTACAAGTATTTtaaagaaatgaaattttactGCTGGTAGTCGTCGATACGAGTTGGAAGCTTCGCACTCCCTCTGATAGTCGAGATCGAGGACCTTGACGACCACGAACTCTCCCAGTGCCGAGAAGACAAAAAACATGCATCCGGCCATCCACAAGTCCAGTGCCTATAGAATACAGATTTTGGAAAGGACATCGTCATTGAAAAATGGTATTGGCCAATAACCGTGCACAAGTGGATATAGGTCGACGTTATTCAGCCACTTCATAAACCATGCAAACAaagcaacaacaaaaaatgtaCGATTTCTCAAGTAAGAGGAAATCTCGTGTGCGATAAGAACGTTATATACGCAGGTGCTTTATCTCTGTTACACGCGTGCAGTACACAGCTGATATTCATCGTGCGTGTTATCTTTTTGTCTCTTAGTCGTGCATTCCTCTCCATCGCgtaattaaaacaataaaacgtACTTTGACGTACGCGACTGGCGGAATGTCGCTCTTCAGTCCGGTGAACATGGTCACAAGTGTCAGCATGCTCGTGACGAGTAGGGCGACTCGCCCGGGAATCGCATCGAGGCCAAGCCAGAAGCTGAACCACGAAAGCATGACCACCAGGGTCGAGGGTGCGAACGTCTGGATGAGATGATGGCCGATCTGACGCTCGAATTGAAAGTAGACGATAAGCCGCGAGAAGTTTCCTGAAAATCATCAAATGATTGCGCAACGATCATAATGCACAGTGTATCGCATGCGATGTATCAGGTACCGTTTTTCTCGTCAATGAAGCTAACGGACTCGTCGATCTTCAGCGGGTCCTCCAGATTGTACTGCAGCAGCTTCAGCTCGGGGTTAACGATAACCCCGTCGGGACCCCATCTCAGGCTCAGCTTCTCGCTGTCGTACGAGACTGAAAAAAATCTCGTTAATTGATCGGCAATTAGagattgttattaaaaaaaaaaaaaaaagaggaagaagaagcgtTAGCCAGTGTGAAGACGAATTCTCGGTATGCCCGTTAttcggctctttctctctccggcgcGCACTTTACTAATACGCACAATCATGCATGCGAGAGGCTAACggtccatctctctctctctctctctctctctctctctctctctctctctctctctctctctctctctccggctctCGTCTAGGAAAAATTGGGCCAGAGTCGTCAGTGCGCTACGCTCGAGTGTAAAAGTGCTTTCGTTCGGCCTATACCGTTAAAAGCATTTCTCGCGCTTCTGGACCCAATGCGTACAGAGAGAAGTTTCGAAGAATGTACGGACTCACAGCTCTCGATCTGCATAGGACAGATCTGGATGTCCATGGGGTAGAATTGAAATTCCATCTGGCAGGCGATTATCGCGTGCATCCGAGCCGAGTAGCGCACCGTCTTGTTCCTGTAGAGCGTCACCGAGGAGTGCTTGCTGTTCAGCGTTGCGATTTCTGAAAGATTTAcgagattgatttttttattttgcatatagattccGGAGAAATTATCGTCGATTACCGGAAACTTTGGAGTTCAAGAAGTACGGATCGGGCTGCCAGAGGTTGTCGAAGAATTCCGGGGGCAGAGTCACGTAGTCCTCGTCGTCCTCGAAGATGTCGATTGGCATCCTCAGACGGGATTCCGTCCAGGTCTGGTAGATGAACATGTCGACGCTGGGAACGTagatgtattaaaatttcatcaaaATTTGTTGAACATAACACATATAGGCATCATTACCGAAAATCCATGTCCTCGACGTTGATGGAGTTGATGTCGACGACGAAGATGTTGAACGACACGACCACCGGAGTCCTCCCCGTCGTAGGTGGTCTGATCTCTGCGAGACAAAAAAAAGCATTAATAAAAGAGCTCTTTTACGTTAATCAGATCATGACGCAATATAAAGTCACCTTTCAGGTAATGCTGCGGCAGGACCATCCTCGGCCAGGCCGTGTAGTTGTTCTCCACGTGCGTCTCATAGGAACTTCACGCCCGAGAACGaaaaaaatccagaaaaaTCAAGAGCTCGTGAGaaagacaaaaaattatacacaCCACTTCTCGCTTACCTGGAAGAAAAGACCGCAGAAACGTAAAGGACGCAAGCGAGGAGCCTAGCGCTCCGCATCGTATCATCGAAGATAAGACAATGCGCGCGAGGATATTCGCGTCAGACCGATCGACGACGTGATCTTCATCAGTCATTAATCCATCAGCGTGCGCTGCTCGTTTTCTCCTTCCTTAATCAATCCTAATAGTCGGATCAAACGCGCCAGGGCATTTAAAGCGAATTTTCGATCTTTCTCGTATTGCGCAACAGTGTTGCATGCGACagccgcttcttcttctcggtATAATACGCACATACGCGATGAGATGATGCATGCGCGTTGGTTCAACATTTGTCTTGAATCGCGGGCGTGTGTCTGCTTTTCCCACGTTTGCGCGCGGCGGGTGTGAAAAGAGAGTTCGAAGGAGGCCGGGTAACAGGTGGCGACTAAAATATCGCACCTTCTTTTATGAATTTTCCATACAAATTTCAGCTGACCTCCTATTCCAGAATACTCTTTGTATGTGTGTATCAGAGATTTTGACTGACAATCGCGATCTATCgggtataattatataatacgACGATTTCGGAAAACGGTACTAGCGCTGCGTAGAGGATACATAGTCATCTCTCCATGCGCGCGTTTCCTTCTGAAACCGGCGACCTCGATCGGCGACCTCGATGAGATTTTTACGATCAACGCGGCTCCCCAAAGACGCGTCgaggcgcgagagagggagatatgAGTAAGAGCCTATGAATCGGAAGCGTTTTCTCCAATTATATTCCGCTTTTTCTTTCCGTCCAGCTTCCAAGAGCGTTATAACAATTTACACTCCCGCGTATTCGGATAAACATGCTCCTCGCTCTTATCATCGCACTGCTCGTCCCGTAGCCCGCAGCGTACGTAAAAGGTCCTCGGCTGTACTCCACGAGGCAAGAGGATCGTTGTGAGGTAGCCTTAAGAGAGAGGTGTCGTATTGATTGgagcggcggtggcggccggctgccggcggcggcgcttgCACCCCGActcgcgtgtatacatatatagtcgCTTGTGCGAGCGGCCAAAGGGTGCAGCGTGCAGTTCTGCTCCTGCTTCCGTTCCACCTCGGCGTTGTCCTCTTCATCCTCCTACCACCGGCAGCTTCAGGTTCGTTCAGCAAACATTATTACATCCTCTGCACGCGTGTACAGCTAGTTAAAGTCGTCCCGTTCGATTCGGGCACGTAGAGAGGACTCATTGATTTTTTCCGGCCTTGGCATCCTTGCGAATTCGCGTGCATCACGCCgatgtgtatgtgtatctATACGTAAGCGCCAGCAGAGTAGCAGCTCCGATGTAGCAGAGAAAGTCAGTGAGTCGTGAAAGTGCCGGGGCCTTTGCATCTCCTCTCCTCCTCGGTTTGTTTTTCGTACATCGCGCGGCGAGAAAGGAccttattataatatattgtaatCGCGTctgtgcttttttttatttttaactttcggCGTTGCGTAAGAGATGGTTCCTTTCACGGAGCAAAGAAAGAGGAGATGAGAGGAAACGTCCAGACTCGTTTAGACACAAAGTGTCAAAAGCGTCTCGTTTTAATCCAGCCGCATCGATGCGAGAGGCCTCGTGGTGATTTCGCGATCGAACTGCTGCTGCGTGTATTATAGCAGCGGCAGCACTGCCCAGGCGGAAGATGTAATTTAACACTTTCACTGAAAGTGCCGTCGCAGCCGCCGCGCGAGTGCAACGCTCTCGAAAACGCGGAGAAAAGTTATTCGATAGACTGGGGTTTTTTCTCTGCTCACGCGAACACCGAAAATCATCTCTTTATATCATCGTTAATACTCCGAACATGCACGATCGATAAACGTTGGCTATCAAATCATCAACGAACCGATTGTTTCTCTAAACTTCATTTTTACAAccatacgcacacacgcacagacCACCACTGATAAGCGGGAAAACTCGTTTGCGTTTCTTCGACGCAGTCGATTAGAAACTCGTCGGCAGCCAGCACAAGTGCAACAACCTCGCGCGGGATCAAATTTCTAATTTACGGCATCGCGAGATATCTCAGCGTTAATTCGGCGCGCGTAAACatacattataatatacaGATTTGCGAGCGTCTTACGTAATTGTCGAAAGTGTGCTCAAATCGGCGATAAGAAAACCTGCGTCGATATCTCGTATACCGggcaataaaaaagaaaaataatggaCTACTCTGCGAAAGAaagtacgcgcgcgcgcgaatttcaaaTTCCGAAATGTATGCAGCGCTATATCAGACGTCGAGGATGAAATATATGTACGTTGAATACAGTGTATAGATACGAGCGGCGCGTCTTGCGCACAATGCGGCGCTTTAGTGCGCTCGTTAAGAGATATACGATAGTCGCGGACAAACGAGAAATTGGCTTTGTGGTTCGCTTCCGCGTATGCTAATGGCCTGTTTTGCACCTTCttgagcttctctctctctctctctctctctctctctctctctctctcaaaaatCGCGTTGTGTAAAATTAACGATTCGTCGCGAAGAAAGATAGATACGACGATCCTCGCGTAGCTTTCTATAAAATACTTATTTCGCGGATGTCTTCTTTGTCCTATGGCAGCGGCGGATAGCTTGATTAATCCGCGAAAAGCTACGCTGatggataaaaataaagatgatAGCGCGTGTAATACGTATACAGATacattcacacacacataagCCGCACAGAGGCTTCAGACAGTCTTTCACTCGCAAGTGCCTTGACCCTGCATTTGAAAAGTCTCCTCAAAGTAGCCGAAGGAGAAAGGTGATTTC
The sequence above is a segment of the Nasonia vitripennis strain AsymCx chromosome 3, Nvit_psr_1.1, whole genome shotgun sequence genome. Coding sequences within it:
- the LOC100116139 gene encoding periodic tryptophan protein 2 homolog, encoding MKFAYKFSNLLGSVYHEGNLLFTPDGMSVISPVGNRITIYDLKNNKSVTLPVESRFNYNAMDISPNGYILIAINEDGEAHVISMISKMVIHKYRFKRKVQCVKFSPDGKHFTVCKENTVFIFTAPGLLTGEYNPFVMERVFHDAIDDVTCVEWSFDSKILIVGSKDTSNRVYSLEKWMNFKKYILGSHNDSMVGCFFEKNNYDISTISRNGLLCVWECTIEPSDLVVYQPPVKKVKSGDSDTEDDVDLDKAVEKTEKEKKNSEKTLMEQDAQNSEETTTRSLRSKDKLDRKDIKKLGYKRLSKHYLADEVRKSAKDAALTAAAYHQDTHILVVGFSNGSFFLYEMPEVNLIHSLSISNQHISSIALNASGDWIALGSSEMGQLLVWEWQSETYAMKQQGHSCNMNCIAYSPDGQYIVTGGDDGKLKLWNTSSGFCTVTFHEHTSSISGVLFSKNRRFIVSSSLDGTVRAYDLMRYRNFKTFTSPRPVQFSCVALDSSDEFLAAGGQDVFEIFLWSVKLGTLLEILSGHEGPVMSVAFSPNPASTELASVSWDKTLKIWNAIESGSSHETIQLTSDGLYVTYKPNGEEVAVATLDGQISFFDCKTATQISTIEGKKDLGSGRAETDLVTAKRSLEGKAYTTLSYTADGNCILAGGQSKNVCIYNIKESILLKKFEITQNRSFDAVDDFINRRKLTEFGNLGLVEEREENEGGNVALRLPGVRKGDMASRSTKPEIRVYSLQFSPTGQAWSAATTEGLLIYSLDVGLVFDPFELEIGITPMTVKETLKRQEYSTAIMMSLKLNENALTREILENVPHSDITLTVASLPKTYVERLLKFVASELEESRHLHFYLLWIESILTEHVPKGDAVMQMPTLLLMQKNMQRKYDDLSKICDFNQYTISYLTRLSHLKSKKKSKEIQEMMSDNENNEEGMEVE
- the Nvit_12344 gene encoding cys-loop ligand-gated ion channel subunit 12344 precursor, which translates into the protein MRSARLLACVLYVSAVFSSSSYETHVENNYTAWPRMVLPQHYLKEIRPPTTGRTPVVVSFNIFVVDINSINVEDMDFRVDMFIYQTWTESRLRMPIDIFEDDEDYVTLPPEFFDNLWQPDPYFLNSKVSEIATLNSKHSSVTLYRNKTVRYSARMHAIIACQMEFQFYPMDIQICPMQIESFSYDSEKLSLRWGPDGVIVNPELKLLQYNLEDPLKIDESVSFIDEKNGNFSRLIVYFQFERQIGHHLIQTFAPSTLVVMLSWFSFWLGLDAIPGRVALLVTSMLTLVTMFTGLKSDIPPVAYVKALDLWMAGCMFFVFSALGEFVVVKVLDLDYQRECEASNSYRRLPARLSVVEKSVSVWDYDSVYTPKPRSKRAGSRNLLQNTWIDPEILIRRPKNRAKQIDAYSRVVFPVLFLVFTLLYWPSLLLDNRRTY